A genomic segment from Psychrobacter arcticus 273-4 encodes:
- the purC gene encoding phosphoribosylaminoimidazolesuccinocarboxamide synthase, with protein MQKQEMLYKGKAKSVYETEDNDLLILHFRDDTSALDGKRIEQLARKGVVNNRFNAFIMQKLADAGIETHFEKQLSDDEVLVKRLDMIPVECVVRNFAAGSLVRRLGLEEGQALTPPTYELFYKDDALGDPMVNESISISLGWATDAQLAKMKELSHQVNEVLTALFDAGDLILVDFKLEFGVFHDRIILGDEFSPDGCRIWDKATKKKLDKDRFRQSLGDVIEAYEEVASRIGVPLS; from the coding sequence ATGCAAAAGCAAGAAATGCTCTATAAAGGCAAAGCCAAATCTGTTTATGAAACAGAAGACAACGATCTGCTGATTTTACATTTTCGTGATGACACCTCAGCGCTTGATGGTAAGCGTATCGAGCAGTTAGCACGCAAAGGCGTGGTTAATAATCGCTTTAACGCGTTTATTATGCAAAAGCTGGCGGACGCTGGTATTGAGACGCATTTTGAAAAGCAATTGTCTGATGACGAAGTGTTGGTCAAGCGTTTGGATATGATTCCGGTTGAATGCGTTGTGCGTAACTTTGCTGCGGGCAGTTTGGTACGCCGTTTAGGGTTAGAAGAAGGGCAGGCCTTGACGCCACCGACGTACGAGCTGTTCTATAAAGATGATGCGCTTGGTGATCCGATGGTTAATGAGTCAATCTCAATCTCTCTTGGCTGGGCAACCGACGCACAGCTCGCAAAAATGAAAGAGCTGAGTCATCAAGTGAATGAAGTATTAACAGCCCTGTTTGATGCTGGCGATTTGATACTAGTAGATTTCAAACTAGAGTTTGGTGTGTTCCATGACCGCATCATCTTAGGTGATGAGTTCTCACCAGATGGCTGCCGCATTTGGGATAAAGCCACCAAGAAAAAGCTCGATAAAGACCGCTTCCGTCAGTCACTAGGTGATGTCATCGAAGCCTACGAAGAAGTAGCAAGTCGTATTGGTGTACCACTAAGCTAA
- the dapA gene encoding 4-hydroxy-tetrahydrodipicolinate synthase has translation MSTAYDDIKTRLQGSMVALITPMLRDGTVDYKRLADLIDWQIEQGTHCLVAVGTTGESATLSMQEHSDVIRYFVQHVKGRVPVIAGTGANNTMEAIKLTQDAADAGADCALLVAPYYNKPPQEGLYQHYKAIAEAVNIPQMLYNVPGRTVVDIAQETVERLADLGNIVAIKDATGSVARGEQLIKVVGDRLVVLSGDDGSALELMKVGGKGNISVTANVVPKAMSETFTAALRGDFDAANQVHDVVKHLHRDLFIESSPIPAKYALHKMGMIDKGIRLPLVWLAEQHHATIDTALVRANLL, from the coding sequence ATGAGCACAGCATACGACGATATTAAAACCCGACTACAAGGCTCAATGGTAGCCTTGATAACGCCCATGCTTCGTGACGGCACGGTCGATTATAAGCGTCTGGCAGACCTCATAGACTGGCAGATTGAACAAGGCACTCATTGCCTTGTCGCTGTTGGTACGACTGGTGAATCCGCAACCTTGTCAATGCAAGAGCACAGCGATGTGATTCGCTATTTTGTACAGCATGTTAAAGGTCGTGTACCGGTGATTGCGGGTACTGGCGCAAACAATACGATGGAAGCTATTAAGCTGACTCAAGATGCAGCAGATGCTGGTGCAGATTGTGCATTATTGGTAGCCCCTTACTATAATAAGCCGCCGCAAGAAGGCTTATATCAGCATTATAAAGCCATCGCTGAAGCCGTAAATATCCCGCAAATGCTGTATAACGTCCCTGGGCGTACAGTCGTTGATATCGCGCAAGAAACGGTTGAGCGCTTAGCTGATCTTGGCAATATCGTTGCGATTAAAGATGCGACAGGCTCAGTGGCACGCGGTGAGCAATTAATCAAAGTGGTTGGCGATCGTCTTGTGGTTCTATCTGGCGATGATGGCAGCGCACTTGAGCTAATGAAAGTTGGCGGTAAAGGTAACATCTCTGTCACTGCCAACGTGGTACCAAAAGCCATGAGCGAAACCTTTACAGCAGCCTTGCGTGGTGATTTTGACGCTGCCAATCAAGTACATGATGTCGTCAAGCACTTACATCGTGACTTGTTTATCGAATCAAGCCCAATCCCAGCCAAGTATGCTTTGCACAAAATGGGTATGATTGATAAAGGTATTCGCCTGCCGCTAGTATGGCTAGCTGAGCAACATCATGCGACGATTGATACAGCCTTGGTTCGTGCAAACTTATTATAA
- a CDS encoding Do family serine endopeptidase: MMQRLLQRSTLAIAVATTMVVGINLNTMPSAQAAVTTADFSGLVQQVTPAVARVNVTKTVSEAELAKAQTAELLRKFFGDRLRIPDQAATPAIEHAYGTGFFVTDDGYMLTNHHVVAGADKITVTLNDRTELDATLVGSDERSDVAVLKVTGKKFPALPIGDSNSLKVGEPVLAIGSPFGFDYSASAGIVSAKSRNFSRETSVSFIQTDVALNPGNSGGPLFNQRGEVIGINSRIFSGTGGYMGLSFSIPIDAAMDVYEQLKANGKVERAYLGIYPQDIDRNLAEAYNLARPQGALLTRVSPDSPAQKAGLKSGDIILRYNDVQIMEASDLLNLINRARPNDTFRMQIQRNGKQSLVTGKLSDASNDMQSQNRGQQNNEISLGLALRNLTPEEQVELASDNKTGVLVTAIEPTGLAARSGILAGDIITNLHQKSIKTVNDVSSAVSVLPKKGVVTIEVMRQGIPGIIGLRIE; this comes from the coding sequence ATCATGCAGCGCTTGCTTCAACGCAGCACATTGGCAATCGCTGTCGCTACTACTATGGTCGTTGGTATTAACCTAAACACCATGCCAAGCGCGCAAGCTGCTGTCACCACCGCTGATTTTTCAGGATTGGTGCAGCAAGTCACGCCAGCGGTGGCACGCGTCAATGTGACCAAAACTGTGAGTGAGGCCGAACTTGCAAAAGCCCAAACGGCTGAGCTGTTACGCAAATTCTTTGGTGATCGCCTGCGTATCCCTGATCAAGCAGCGACGCCAGCGATTGAGCATGCTTATGGCACGGGGTTTTTTGTGACCGATGATGGTTATATGCTGACCAATCACCATGTGGTGGCGGGCGCAGACAAAATCACTGTGACCCTCAATGACAGAACAGAGCTTGATGCTACCTTGGTTGGCAGTGATGAGCGCTCGGATGTAGCAGTATTAAAGGTTACAGGCAAAAAATTCCCAGCGCTACCGATTGGTGATTCTAATAGCCTAAAAGTCGGTGAGCCGGTACTGGCTATTGGCTCGCCATTTGGTTTTGACTATTCAGCGTCGGCAGGTATTGTTAGCGCCAAATCACGCAATTTTTCGCGTGAAACCAGTGTGTCATTCATTCAAACCGATGTGGCATTGAATCCTGGTAATTCAGGTGGACCGTTATTTAACCAGCGCGGTGAAGTGATTGGGATTAATTCACGTATTTTTAGTGGAACCGGTGGTTATATGGGGCTGTCGTTCTCCATCCCGATTGATGCGGCGATGGATGTTTATGAGCAGCTCAAAGCCAATGGTAAGGTTGAGCGTGCCTATTTGGGCATTTATCCGCAAGATATTGATCGTAATTTGGCTGAAGCTTATAACCTAGCGCGTCCGCAAGGGGCATTACTGACACGCGTGTCACCCGATTCACCTGCCCAAAAAGCAGGGCTAAAATCAGGGGATATTATTTTACGCTACAATGATGTCCAAATTATGGAAGCCTCTGACCTATTAAACCTGATTAATCGCGCGCGTCCCAATGACACCTTTCGCATGCAGATTCAGCGCAATGGCAAGCAATCTCTCGTCACTGGCAAGCTTAGTGACGCCTCAAATGACATGCAGTCACAAAACCGTGGTCAGCAAAATAACGAGATAAGTCTGGGCTTAGCATTACGTAATCTGACCCCAGAGGAACAAGTAGAGTTGGCCTCTGATAATAAAACCGGCGTTTTGGTCACAGCGATTGAGCCAACAGGATTGGCGGCACGCTCGGGCATACTAGCAGGCGATATCATTACTAATCTACATCAAAAATCGATTAAAACCGTCAATGATGTTTCGAGTGCCGTGTCGGTATTGCCTAAAAAAGGGGTGGTGACGATTGAGGTGATGCGTCAAGGTATCCCTGGTATTATTGGATTACGCATAGAGTAA
- a CDS encoding NIF3 1 → MYKLTVFVPDSALEKVKSALFAAGAGKIGDYEQCCWQVQGIGHFMPLVGSTPHIGTQDSLEKINEWRVEMVVAKASIKDVIIALKQAHPYETPAYDVIEVLDF, encoded by the coding sequence ATGTATAAACTTACCGTTTTTGTACCAGACTCAGCATTAGAGAAGGTAAAGTCAGCGCTATTTGCGGCAGGTGCTGGTAAGATTGGCGATTATGAACAGTGCTGTTGGCAAGTGCAGGGAATTGGGCATTTTATGCCACTGGTAGGTAGCACGCCGCATATTGGTACACAAGACAGTCTTGAGAAAATCAATGAATGGCGGGTCGAGATGGTGGTTGCTAAGGCTAGTATTAAAGACGTTATCATCGCATTAAAGCAGGCGCATCCTTATGAGACACCTGCTTATGATGTGATTGAAGTATTAGATTTTTGA
- a CDS encoding DNA-3-methyladenine glycosylase encodes MVVAADLIGKVLCRQLIDSDGQQKILRMRISETEAYIGEGDAACHAHAGTRTPRTEIMYHIGGVFYVYLTYGIHHMLNLVSGPRVYR; translated from the coding sequence ATGGTGGTCGCTGCCGACTTAATTGGCAAGGTATTATGTCGACAGTTGATCGATAGCGATGGTCAGCAAAAAATCTTGCGCATGCGTATCTCAGAGACAGAAGCTTATATTGGTGAAGGGGATGCTGCGTGTCATGCGCATGCGGGTACACGAACGCCGCGTACAGAGATTATGTACCATATAGGCGGTGTCTTTTATGTATACCTGACCTACGGTATTCATCATATGCTTAATTTGGTCAGCGGACCAAGGGTTTACAGATAG
- a CDS encoding CsbD family protein, which translates to MNEHTLKGEWNQIKGSVKQKWADLTDDDLLHVEGSRDKLVGKVQERYGHSKDDAEREVDAWRTENKY; encoded by the coding sequence ATGAACGAACATACCCTAAAAGGTGAGTGGAACCAAATAAAAGGCTCAGTCAAGCAGAAGTGGGCTGATCTTACTGATGATGATTTATTACACGTTGAAGGTAGCCGTGATAAGCTCGTTGGTAAAGTACAAGAGCGCTATGGTCATAGTAAAGATGATGCTGAGCGTGAAGTAGATGCATGGCGTACTGAAAATAAATACTAG
- a CDS encoding transposase — MDESGFEAETIRPYGYATIGKPCIDRYNWQAKKHTNVIGALYKKMLCALEYVDKNVNWEVMYDWCKYTLNPKS, encoded by the coding sequence ATGGATGAAAGTGGCTTTGAGGCTGAAACTATTCGTCCTTACGGTTATGCAACGATTGGCAAGCCTTGTATTGATCGCTACAACTGGCAAGCTAAAAAGCACACCAATGTTATTGGGGCTTTGTATAAAAAGATGCTGTGTGCCCTTGAATATGTCGATAAAAATGTGAATTGGGAAGTGATGTATGATTGGTGCAAATATACACTTAATCCCAAGTCTTAA